GGCACAGAGAGCGGCAGCCTGAAAGAGACCGTTCGCGTCCATCGCCCCGTGATGGGCAGATATGATGAGAACATCCCCTTCCTCTCCGGTACTCCGGCAGAGGCGCACGTCCATCTGGGGGCCGGTGAACGGATCAATTGATACAAGCGGCAGGAAATTCGGATCTATTGGCCCTTCTATCTTATGCACCGAGAACGCAGGTTTATCACCCATCCCGGACTGCCAGTAGCCCCGGTCATCTTCCTCACCATAGTGTGACGCAAGGATGGGGGCCATCGTGCCTGCTGCTGCGACCGCGGCCTCCAGAGCGCATACATCAAAAGCACCGTCTGCCTGCATCACAAGGTGGAGCGTCGGATCATAAATCGTAGAAAAATGGACATTTGCAACATCAAACGCCGAAGCCGGATGTTTCCCGGAATGGCGGGACGGAGAATTACTCATATTCACTCAGGGACTCCGGGTTACAGGATGATATGCCTTTGCGTCAGAGTGTGAAAGTGTGGATTGTCAGGAAAGGGATCACTGCAGACCCTCAGATAAGCATGAGACAGAGCAGGCAGACCACCGGGGGTATGACCAGGTTGTCCTCAATGGGTGAGACCAGTTCTGCAATGCCTGCGACAACGGCCGCCGCAGCAGCAGGAAGAGGAGGCAGGAGAAGTGCGAGCGGGATTAATGCCGCAATGATTCCACCTGCCGTGCCCTCCCAGGACTTTCCGTTGAATATACGGTGCCGCCCGAAATGCAGTCCCGCAATCGTGCTGACTGAATCAAGAACCGCAAGGGTGAGCACCCCAGCCACCACATAGTCCAGCGGGAAGAAGATCAAACAGAATAACGCAGAGAGGACAAAACAGACCGCACCATATCCGGGCATCCTTCCGGTGCGTTCAAGATTCTCCACCATCGATGATGCAATAGGAACCGTATAACCACGGTCCACCAGGTCAATGAGGACAAACCCGCCAAAGAGACCCAGGGCAAGTACCATGATGGCATACTCCCTGCCAAGGGCGGCAATCGCAAGAGCGATTCCAATGCCAAACGCCAGATGCACCAGCTGACGGCCGTCTTCATTCATTACCCGATATTTGTGACGGGGGCGGATAAATGCGCCGGAATTTTTCCGCAGAACGCAGCAGAACAGGTATACAGGAATCAAATCCGAAAATATTCAGACCAAAACCCTGAATAAATCTGATAAAAAAATACTAACGCAGGAAGAGGGACAGATGGGTCGAATAAAGACACGTGTATTTGAGATCGTATCCTCTGCAAAAGAGGGAGACCGGACCAGTTTCTTGTTTGACATGGTGATCATCGGCTTCATCATTCTCAGCGTCGGGGAGTTAATCATTGCAAGCATCCCCGGTATGATCATTCGCTATTTTTGGGTGTTCGTTGCAGTAGAAATACTCACGGCAGTTGTATTCAGTATTGAATACATCCTCAGAATGTGGTCATGCACGGTGGATGAACGCTACCAAAACCCGATTTCCGGAAGAATCCGATTTGCCCTGACACCTCTTGTCCTCATTGATCTGGTATCCATTCTGCCGTATTATCTCACGATCCTTATCCCGGGTGCCAATGTCACATTCCTTCGGACACTCAGGGTATTTCGGTTCTTTAAACTGGGCAGATACTCCCGCTCATTCGGTATTATGATCAAGGTGCTGGAGCGAAAAAAGGAGTCATTGGTGGGCACGGTCTTCATCATCATGGTGGTCCTCATCATCGCTGCCTCCCTGATGTACCGGATTGAATATACTGCCCAGCCGGAAGTATTTTCCAGTATTCCGGAAGCGATGTGGTGGGGTATTGTCACCATTGCGACCATCGGATACGGGGATATGGTTCCTATCACTCCGATGGGAAAGGGACTGGGCTTTGTAATCTCCCTCATTGGCATCGGTCTCTTTGCTCTCCCTGCCGGTATCCTTGCATCCGGATTCTCTGAAGTCATCAAAGAAGAGGAGGAAAGAAAGGAACAGGAAAAAACCGAGAAATCGGGCATTTCAACGGATGACTATGAGATCTGCCCTCATTGCGGACGGGAAATCCGTCCGGAAGACAAACAAAAATAATATTTTTCCATTCAGCAGTCGTTTTTCCCTGCGTTTATGACAGACTCAATGAGCCAGAGGACACCCTCTGTCCCAATGAGCGGACGGTGACAGAGCATCGAATGTTTGCGTATGGGAATCGTTGTCTGCACTAAGGGCACATCTGGTGCGAGGGTCTTTTCATACCGTGACCCGATGATCAGATCAGGCTCGCCATCTGCAATCATCTGTTTTACCGTCCCCAGGTCGGGTGCCCAGGTACACACAGAGGCCTCAGGAGGCCGGTTGCGGGCGCCTGCGCTGCATATTTCAGCTTCCAGAAAGGTTGTGAGCAGGTCTGCTGCCATATCCATGTAACCGGCAATCCCAAAGAGGGCCACCCGTGGTGGATCGTTGACGCGGAGATACCGGTCACATGCCTTGATCACCAGCTCTTCAGTCTCTTCGCAGATATCCATGACAGAAGCACAGTCCGCGTCCGGGAAGGTCTCCTGAAGGGCAGAAAACGCTGACTCAATGGCATCCAGTCCGCACAGTGACCCAACAGACCTCCCGATACCGGATGCCACATCCGGAAGGGCAGTCACCGTCACCATCGCCGGATTCAGAGCCGAGGAGAGCGTATCATCACAGTATTTCGCCGCAACCGGGATGCCTGCAGCGGCAAGCAGGCGTTCTGCTTCCATCCGGTTACCGGCGGCGAAGGGATCGGTTGAGATGAGCCCGTCAATATTCACCCCGTCACGCGCCGGGTCGGTCTCTGTGGGGAAAGCGGCGAGGGATAGCCGGTACCCGTCCATCATATCCCCACAATAGCCAGGTGCATCGATAATCAGTGCGTCTGATCCGGCACAGTATGGCACAAGATCCTCACCAATGGTTGCCGGCACACAGGAATTGATAACAACAATCCTCTCACTGATGGGCAGGAGCGCTTCTGCCACCTCCTGCAGACGGTCCCCGGTGCCAAAGATCACCTCGTCTTCAACGAGATAGGTACAGTTCACGGGGTCAGGAATGATGGAATCAGCATAGAAATAGCAGCCTGACGCGCCGTGGATAATAACTCCTGCCCCCTCCAGACCTGCCATTGCTGCGGCGGCACCGACCATCGCACAGGGCCAGAGTGGATTGGTGCATAGCTTAGCCATTGATAAACCTCCGCCACTGCCGGAGCATCCGCCGCAGCCCAAGTGTGCCCACCGGCATGCAGAAGGGTATAGGAATAACAGTGCCCTCCGGTGCAACCTTGACACCAACGGCATCTGCAACCTCAGTAAACATTTCCATCCCCGCGGACTGGAAGCCAAATGAGTCAAAGGTCACATACGCACCGGATAAATCAGAAAATTCATCGGTGAGTGCCGCCTGCTGCTCCTCTTCTGCACGAACAGCGTCTGTGAAGTCCCTTCCGGTGAGACGGCCGGTCTCCCGGATGAACGCAAGTGTTGCAGAGAGACCGACCGGGAACTCCGGAATAGAGGGGATACCGGTGCAGGCATCGAAATGCCGTCCCAGGATACCGTTCGTGTCCTCCCGAAAGAGGTTCAGACCCGCATCCCCGAACCGCCCGATATTCTCTACGGTGATATCACGCACATACCGTATATTCACGTCCAGGTCCAGCATACCGAGTATTCGGGATACCTCCTGAAAATTGTCGTCCACCTCAAACTCCAGATTCTTTTCACCGATAATATTCACTTTATCCGGGTCGCGTTTACCGGGCCGGATGAATGACGAGAGGGCGGTGAGCGTACTGGTATACCCATCGTTGAAAGTGCCTCCGAGAAAGCCGGAGCTTGGCACATAAATGACCGGGCAGTCCCATTGCCGACTGCAGATGCCTGCCACATCGTCCCCGATTGTCTCGGAGACACAGGTGCTTGCGACCACGACTGCAGCCGGGTCATCCGCACATACTGCCGTCAGGGCATCATGGAGGGCGTCCTCTCCTCCGAAGATTACTTCATCCTCACCAAGACCGCTGGAGACAATCTCCGGGATGCGGAACACATCATGCTCTGCAAGAGTGGTGTACAAAAGGGAGGTATTGATATGAGTACATCCGTCCGGGCCATGGATCAGGGTCACGGCATCGGTGAGAAAAGCACTCACTGAGAGGACACCCATGACCGTGCATCCTTCATAGCGTGATGTACGACCGTGCAAGTTCTTCGAGTTCATGCATCTCGAGTGGGGTGGGGATGGTAAGGTTCGTATTTTCCATAATCGTCCGGGCCAGGTTTCGGTAGACTTCTGCCTGTTCGGATTCCGGTGCGTATTCAATGACCGTGCGCTGATTCACCTCTGCAACCTGAACGATGTTGGCACGGGGAATGTAGGCAACAAGACGGGAATTTACGCGTTCGGCGAATTCACGCACCAGTGCCTCTTCGCCAGGGATGTTCTTTGCATTGCAGATAACGCCTGCAAGGGAACAGACACTGCGGGTGCGGCGGGAGAGACGGGCAATTGCCTTGCAGATGTTGTTTGCCGCATAGAGTGACATGAACTCGCCGGAAGTGACGAGATAAATTTCCTGCGCATACCCGTCACGCATCGGCATCGCAAACCCGCCACAGACTACATCACCGAGGACGTCGTAGACAATGACATCGCCATAAAGGGCTTCCAGTCGCTGGAGCAGCTGGAATGTGGCAATGATACCACGGCCCGCACAGCCGATACCGGGTTCCGGACCCCCTGCCTCAACACACCGGATACCCCCATACCCGGTGAACACCGCGTCAGGGACCCCGACATTGGCATCACCATGTTCACGGACAAGATCCAGGACGGTAGGAATCCACTCCCCCTGCATCAGCATCCGCGTGCTGTCATGCTTTGGGTCACAGCCGATCTGCATGACATCCAGCCCGCAGTCCGAAAGAGCTGCCGAAAGATTAGCTGATGTGGTGGACTTGCCAATACCTCCCTTCCCATAGAGGGCGATCTGTTTCATTGACTAAAGTTTTGTTGCCCCTGCTATTTACTCCTCCTGATAGAAGACGGATCACTCACCCTGCCGGAGTACCATAAGACTGACAGAGAGAAGAAGGATAGCAGCAGGCAGGATGAGACTTTCAGGGGGCAGATTGGCGTAGCCTGTCTTTGTCGCCGTCTCAAGGAAATGTACAAAGAGGATGAAGACAATGACCTCCCCCAGGATCATCTTCAGCTGGAAGACGCTTTTGATTCGCAGCCATTCGGGAAAACGGACCCGCTCTTTCTCTTCATCTTCTACGAGAAAGAGATAGAGGATGCCATAGGCAAAGATCAGCATAACAAGGGCAAAGAGAAAGACATCGATGGACTGTGCAAGGGACACCGTTGCAAGATCCCCCGGTGTAAGATATTCGGGAAGGGCGTCTTCGGGAAGAAAGGCATTTCCCAGGAAAAAATACCAAAATGCCGAGATCGTCTTTTCAACACCGATGAAAAACATCAGCGCGGACCCGAAAAGAGATGAAACTGCAGCAATAACCACCAGATACCGTGCTTTGGTAAAATATTTCCAGACCACTCGGTCCCCCCTGCACTCAGAGCAAGAGCGTCAGCTATTATATTAATAATTTCCGTGGTTTTTCCGGGTCTCACCAGTCAAACCCGCGAATGATACCGATGAAGAAGACCATCACCGCCATCACTTCCAGCCTTCCCAGCCACATCTGAAGAATGAGAACCAATTTTGACCAGATGGTCAGGTCAGGTGTCACAAAACCGGTGGATATACCGTTGTTACAGGTTGCAGAGACTACATCAAAGATAACAAGGGTCGTATCGATATCAGGCTGTTCAAAGTGCATGATGGTGACAAGGGCCAGCAGGATCGACAGAAGAAAGAGAATGAACGTGAGCATATTCCGGGAAACCAGAAATTCAGCTTCTGCGCGCTGAAATGTTCTGCCATTGTAGCGCAGGGGGAGCATTGCTTTTGAACTGATAAAAGACCTGCGGAACCAGTATTTGATACCTTTCAGCCCGATCAGAACACGGGATATTTTCACCCCTCCTGCAGTACTTCCGGACGAACCGCCAATAAAGACAAGAATCGTGAGAAAGAGGACTGAAACCGGTTCCCAGACTATAAGATCTGCAGTCTGGAACCCCGTGGATGTGACCGCCGCAGAGGCCATAAATATCCCATTTACAACGGCAGACGCCTGATCCAGTCCGTTAAAGACGATCAGGTCGCCGGTAATGATAACAAAACCCAGAAAAACCAGCAAAAAGAGCAGTTTTGCCTGTTCATCCTGAAACAGGTTCATTTCACGTTTCCGGTACATCAGATAGTAGATCTTGAAGGGGAGCGCCCCCGCAATCATCACCGGAATGATCAGCATCTCGAGGAGTACGTTGTTATAAGCAGGAATTCCCCCCGAATGGATCGTAAATCCACCGGTGGAGATCGCAGTCATCGCAATATTGATGGCATCCCACAGCGACACACCCGAACAGAGGATTAACAACACCCCCGCTGCGGTGAGCGTCAGATATATCCGCCACATATGTGCCCCCTGCTCTACCACACTTGGCATGAAGGCATCACTGCGCCCCTCCATACGCTCACTGCTGTAGAGCCGATGGCGCGAAACGGAGGAACGATTCAGGAGGGCCACGGTGAATGCCACAATTCCTATGCCACCAAACCATTCCATCAGGGTCCGCCAGAAGATCAGGGTCTCGGGCAGGGCGTCTACATCGCGGGCCATCGTCATCCCCGTATCCGTCCACCCGGACATTGCCTCAAAGAAGCCGTCAATGTATGGCATACCGGCACCGAAGACAAACGGAAGCGCACCAACGAGTGCACAGATGAGCCAGATGCCCGCCACAGAGAAGAGAGACATGGAGAGACGCGGTTCCCGTTCCGTTTCGGGAAGCCGGATGAGAAGCGTTCCGATACAGAAGAGGACCGCCGGCACTGTTGCCATCGGAAGAAGCATATCATATTCCCTGAATATAAGGGCCACGACAAGCGGAATACAGGTTCCTGCACTAATATAGCGGAGAATCATGCCCATATCCGTCGTCAGTGTCAGATACTGGTGGAGGCGGTCCATATACATGTAACCATTGCAGGAGGGCGACTATTATGCTTTTGTTACGGGACGGCTGGAACGATTCTGCCCGAAAACCAGACAGAACGAAAAAATACCGAAAAAATGAGTTGTTTGACCTGCTCAGCGGTTCACCCAGAGGTTGTGGACATTGCAGCATTCAAAGGCCTTGACATCAGTGTCGGGGCAGGGGAAAAAGGCCTCAGGTGCATCGCCCGGGTTCAGATAGTGAAGCATGAAATCATCACCGGCCTGCACCCCAATCCACATGATGTAGTGTTCTTCTGCCATCGGATGGGGTGTTGACCCAACGGTGACCTTGATTCCCCCCTCGACCTTCTCAACGATGGGCACATGCTTCTCTTTTGCGAAGTCTGCCGTCTGCTCGGAGAGTATTTCCATCTCATTTCCCGCACAACTGACAGAGAGATCTTCAGGCGTTGGCGCCATGCACATGTCCGGGTTCATAACCATTACCGTGCCGCTGCATCCGGGGCACTTATAAAATACAGGATTTGTTACCATCATCTTCACCTCGTTTCAGACGAGGTGATTATCCTGATGGCGTTTATAGATTTCGTCTGCCAGAACGGTAATTGCAACAAGTTCCTGCTCGCCCGGTTTTCCTTTGATATAAACCGGTTCAAGCATCTCAGCTTCGAGTTTTGGCATCATCTCTCCAAGCGTCTGTACGGTCTTTCCTCCCCACCCGAATGATCCAATAACAGCGGCATACCGTGCCTTTGGCTTGAGTATATTTGTGAGAAATGCAATATTTGCGGCTTTCGGGTGCGGTCCGAAATGGACAGTGGGAGAACCAATGACAATGGTCGTTGCATCGATGAGATCCATTGCAATCGTGCCCGTCGAGGAAGTGCCGAGATCATAGGGGCGCACATCAATGCCCCGCTGGATGAGTGCATCGGTGAGGCGTTCCACCATCCACTTTGTACTATGATGCATGGAGACGAAGGGGATGACAACGAGGTTTTTCCCCTCATCAGACGACCATTCACGGTATAGCGAGAGAATCGCTGACGGATTGTTGTATACCGGCCCGTGACTTGGTGCGATCACCGCCGGATTAAGAGATTCCACCTGCTCAACATACTCCTGGATCTTTGACCGGAACGGTTGCATGATAACCGCATAATACCGTTTTGCAGCCTCCTGCAACCGCGATGAACCGTCTGCAAAGAGGGACGAGCAGGCAAGGTGTGCACCGAACAGGTCACAGGAGAAGAGGATGCGGTCTTCCGGCACCCAGGTGACCATTGTTTCAGGCCAGTGCACCCAGGGCATTGAGTAGAAGACCAGCGTTTTATCCCCGAGATCAAGTGAATCTCTGTCCTCTGCGACCAGAATTCGTTCATCATCGATGAGAAGCATAGAACAGAGGAGATCTTTGCCCTTCTCTGTCGTAACAACGGTTGCCATGGGATATAGCTCTAAGAGCAGAGGGAGTGCACCGGAGTGGTCCTGTTCGGCGTGGTTTGCAATGATATAGTCCACAGAATCAAGCTTTGCACGGATGAGATTTGTGACATACTCCTCATCAAACCCCGCCTCCACGGTATCAATGAGGGCCGTTTTTTCACTTCCCTGTACGACATAGGCATTATAGCTTGTTCCGTCCGGAAGCTCCATCAGGTCATCAAACGCCAGCCGGTGCCAGTCGATGACCCCCACCGATGATATTCCCGGCAGGATTTCACGTACAACCATTACTCAGTTCACCTCAGTGAACTTTGCCTTCACAGCCCCGCACACGGGACAACGCCAGTCCTCAGGGAGGTCAGCAAATGCTATACCGGGGGCTGCCCCCTCGTCACCTTTCTTTGGGTCATAGATATGTCCGCAGACTGTACATTTCATCCGGCTTGTTGCATCCATTTCTGTTATCTCCTGTTCCGAAATATCCCCTGTATCATACGGTATTGCCCGGAACCTTCTGCTGAATGATTATAGCATCATTATTTAAATGGATTATTATCGTCTTCGGAATGATGCCACAGAACACCCGGATCCTTCTGCGGGGGTAGGTAGTGGGTCATGCAAAGGGACCTGAAAGGACGAACAGTGTCATAGCCTCACAAGGTTCCGATATCCTCATTCCAGATGTCGGGGTGGGCGGTAATGTACTCGGTCATCATCTGTATCAGTTCATCCAGACAGAGATTCACCACCGCAATCCCTTTCTCCCGCAGGAACGCCTCTGCACCAGCAAAATTGACAGACTCCCCTACAACGACTTTCGGGATCCCAAACTGGACAACCGCTCCGGCACAGAGATAGCAGGGCATGAGTGTGGAGTACAGAACCGTGTCCCCGTACCGCCCGATTCTCCCCCCGTTCCTGATACAGTCTATTTCTGCATGCATCAGCGGATCATTGTCCTGCACCCGCCGGTTGTGCCCTTTCGCAATAATGACACCATCGCGGACAAGCGCTGCCCCGATGGGTATGCCCCCTTCGGACATACTCCGTTTCGCCTCGTCAATCGCTACCTGCATAACTCTGAGATCTTCGTCCAGAGAATAACACATCCGTTAGCGTCAGTTTAGAAAGCAAAAACGGATATATTCTTCCAATCCGGTGAGGACCGGAAGGAGGGGTGCATCATCCGGTTGCTGCCCTCGTTCCTTAGTCCTCTTCATCTTCCGCACAATCAAGTTCTGCGACAATCGCAAGGGGATCCTTCACTTTCCGAACCATCTTGAGTATCCGTGAAAGACGCTCAATACCGATGAAATGCTCAGCCATCACATGACCCAAAGGAGAGAGCACAATCCTGCCTTTCCGTTCGTGAATGTAACCCTCCTTCTCCAGGAGGGGCCAGACATCCTCAAGCTCTCCAACCATGCTGCTACAGATCTCTGTAAGACACTTCCGCTCACCGCCGCAGACCACCGCATTCGCAACATACTCTTCTGATGATCCTTCAACATCATAGACAGGGGCAACCTCCTCCATCTCTCCTTTCAGGAGGCGGATTGCAACCTCCTCTTCCGTCCCACCGCCGGACTCCCGTGAATAAACACCGCCGGGTTCCGCGAGGATCACGACCTTTCCCAGGTCATGGAAATCCGGCCGGCCGGCCCGGCCCATCATCTGGGAGAACTCCTGCACCTTCAGCCATGAGATGCCCATCGCAAGGGCGTCAAAGATTACCTGGGATGCGGGAAAGTCAACACCTGCCGCAAGTGCCGCTGTGGTCACAACCGCCGCAATCTCCCCCTTCTCAAACATCTTCTCCACCTGACGCCGCTCTTTTGCAGACAGTCCCGCATGATAGGCCATCGCCTTCTTTCCGATCGCGTCTGCCACTGTATGGCAGCGGGCCCGTGAATTGGTGAAGACGATCGTCTGTCCCTTGAACCCCTTGGACGAGGTCTTCTGGAACTCCTCATATACCATCTTTTTAATGAGACTGATCTTCTCTTTTCGCTCGGTAAAGATGAGATGACGTTCAAGACCCACCGGCCGCTCATCATACCGGACAAGTTCACTACGCAGTTTATTTGCCAGGAGGGACGGCGACCCGATGGTGGCACTCAAAAAGAGGAACTGCGCATGCGGGGCGACATGCCGTAAGCGTGCAATCAGTCCATCAAGCCGATGGCCCCGTTCTGCATCCTCGAGCATCTGCACCTCATCAATGACAACCGTCCCCACCTTTGACAGGGTCCGACCCATCCGCAGGTGATGGTCCACCCCCTCATAGGTGCCGACAATGATATCAGACTTCATGCTGCGCCGGGCCTTCACCCGCGTTTCAGGAATGTGAATTCGTGAAACACCCGTCAAAAGGGAGACATTCAGAAAATCGCCGTATCGTTCAGAAAAACGGCGGTATTTCTGGTTTGCAAGAGCCACAAGCGGAACCAGGAAGAGCATCGCCCCACGGTCTTCACTGTGATTTTTAATCCCTGCCATCTCACCGATAAAGGTTTTGCCGCTTGCGGTTGCTGCGACCACCAGTTGGTCTTTGCCCCGCAGAAGACCGGCATCAACACAGAGCTGCTGAACCGGCATCAGGCGCTCCACTCCTGACGCGTCCACAAATTCTTTCGGCAACGGGAGTGTGGCAAGTGGCTGTGTCTTCCGTATTGCATGGGGTTCAAGCCGGTCAAAGAGCGTCTGTGAAGGAGCGGCTCCCTCAGGCTGTAGCATCCCGAAGACCCGGTCAAGATCCCGGTACATCTCCAGCATATGCTCCAGATGGCCGATGGACTTCACTCCCATCCCCCCCAGATAACCAGCCTCACGACGAAGTTCATTGCGGGCACAGCCCAGACAGATCTGCTCACGCCCATACTTCACCGCGTTCTTTGCTTTCAGGGGCGTAATCCGGTCACCCAAAAGACAGGTCCGACAGACACGGATCACCGTGACCGGGATCTGCAGGTCACTACACATGGAATGAAACGCCTCATCTTCTCCGGTGAGATAGATCTTCTCACGTCGGAATTCCCTGAGCAGATCTTTGGTTGGGATATGCCGCGGCTGCCGCCTGCCTGCCTCACGGTAGCGGAATGATTTCGGACGATATCCCTTGCCGGTCTTTGAAAGTTCAAGATCACCGGTGCCGGATACACGCCGGCCATCATAAAAATAAAGGCGGTAGGAACCCCGCCGTGGATTAACAATAATACTCATGCAATGCTCAAATCGCAGATCTCATAGGAAAGACCCACACCCTCAAGCCGTTTTAGGAAACCGGTGAACTCTTCATCAACGATGACCATCGCACAGTTGATGCCATGGAATGCTGCCTCAACAACACCTTCGCGGGCCCCAAAGAAGGCATCTTCAGTTACCCCGACACTCTTCAGGAGCACCTTTGCTTCAAGGCCGACTGCACCGATATAATCCATATCTTCAAGAGCGTCAAGCAAACGGTCAGGAGAGACACTGCGTGACCCTCCCCGCTGGATACGCGGCACCTTACAGACACGAACAGCACCCTCTTCGAGGGTGATGATACCGGAGAGTTTTGCTACTCCAACATCTTCGCCGGGTTTTGCAGCATCCGTTACCTCACCCATCGCAGTCTGCTCGCTTTTTGCTGCATACAAAAGACCGCCCTTCATAAAGACACCAACCGTGTCTCCTTTTGCAAGGGGCTCTTTTGCTATCGCAGTCCATACTGATACCTCCTGAATGACATCGGTTGTGACATACTTCAGGTAATTATCAAGTGTTTCAGCAGTATTCGTTACCCACTCCACACCCTTCTTTGTGACATTGTACCGGCCCCTGCCGTTTGAATTCACAAATCCGTCATCCACCATTTCACGGATATATTCGCTGACTGCCTGTGGAGTAACA
Above is a window of Methanogenium organophilum DNA encoding:
- a CDS encoding DEAD/DEAH box helicase, whose product is MSIIVNPRRGSYRLYFYDGRRVSGTGDLELSKTGKGYRPKSFRYREAGRRQPRHIPTKDLLREFRREKIYLTGEDEAFHSMCSDLQIPVTVIRVCRTCLLGDRITPLKAKNAVKYGREQICLGCARNELRREAGYLGGMGVKSIGHLEHMLEMYRDLDRVFGMLQPEGAAPSQTLFDRLEPHAIRKTQPLATLPLPKEFVDASGVERLMPVQQLCVDAGLLRGKDQLVVAATASGKTFIGEMAGIKNHSEDRGAMLFLVPLVALANQKYRRFSERYGDFLNVSLLTGVSRIHIPETRVKARRSMKSDIIVGTYEGVDHHLRMGRTLSKVGTVVIDEVQMLEDAERGHRLDGLIARLRHVAPHAQFLFLSATIGSPSLLANKLRSELVRYDERPVGLERHLIFTERKEKISLIKKMVYEEFQKTSSKGFKGQTIVFTNSRARCHTVADAIGKKAMAYHAGLSAKERRQVEKMFEKGEIAAVVTTAALAAGVDFPASQVIFDALAMGISWLKVQEFSQMMGRAGRPDFHDLGKVVILAEPGGVYSRESGGGTEEEVAIRLLKGEMEEVAPVYDVEGSSEEYVANAVVCGGERKCLTEICSSMVGELEDVWPLLEKEGYIHERKGRIVLSPLGHVMAEHFIGIERLSRILKMVRKVKDPLAIVAELDCAEDEED
- a CDS encoding DUF7839 domain-containing protein, with the translated sequence MKNHSDDPDHTVLKSKREATRFQILVEIAAHQPSVRQQEIAAKMGVTPQAVSEYIREMVDDGFVNSNGRGRYNVTKKGVEWVTNTAETLDNYLKYVTTDVIQEVSVWTAIAKEPLAKGDTVGVFMKGGLLYAAKSEQTAMGEVTDAAKPGEDVGVAKLSGIITLEEGAVRVCKVPRIQRGGSRSVSPDRLLDALEDMDYIGAVGLEAKVLLKSVGVTEDAFFGAREGVVEAAFHGINCAMVIVDEEFTGFLKRLEGVGLSYEICDLSIA